A part of Liolophura sinensis isolate JHLJ2023 chromosome 1, CUHK_Ljap_v2, whole genome shotgun sequence genomic DNA contains:
- the LOC135482021 gene encoding protein PERCC1-like: MHDTETMALMPRDRLSPLLMPHHVTSIPYGLVQRKQYDGHTKHPMTEVFSVSFDDDDDFSDHDSHYSEDEIDTMPLPICHVTQLTSPDDQDVTQRLLNFVDMANSDIQKFFGRRKGEEDSCDIYEEKWTSGKSGRELYYADLLKIAQGGDTDRPRKSGKSSTGQASGEKEAFSGHMDRHAGLGPLGELFEYGLRNVHLESSTKNGRNSAKRLKTDQSKNNNSLPMAHRKLPESFWKEPKTNFAVGPTTQVSMAGSLQANKAPDFSDLLHHWTGGVSETGEFHAELSSSEMSMTSTDST; this comes from the coding sequence ATGCACGACACCGAGACTATGGCGCTAATGCCACGTGACCGCCTCTCCCCGCTCCTGATGCctcatcacgtgaccagcaTCCCGTACGGACTGGTTCAGAGGAAGCAGTATGACGGTCACACCAAACACCCGATGACTGAAGTATTTTCGGTGAGTTTTGACGACGATGACGATTTCAGCGACCACGATTCGCATTACTCCGAAGACGAAATCGACACCATGCCCCTACCAATCTGTCACGTGACTCAGCTTACATCACCAGACGACCAAGACGTCACACAAAGGCTGCTTAACTTTGTAGACATGGCAAATAGTGATATTCAGAAGTTCTTTGGACGCAGGAAAGGTGAAGAGGATTCTTGTGATATTTACGAAGAGAAGTGGACTTCCGGTAAATCTGGACGGGAATTATATTACGCTGATCTGCTGAAGATTGCTCAAGGCGGAGACACGGACAGGCCCAGAAAATCTGGCAAAAGTTCCACAGGACAGGCGTCAGGGGAAAAGGAGGCTTTCTCCGGTCACATGGACAGACATGCGGGTTTAGGGCCTCTCGGAGAACTGTTTGAATACGGACTTCGTAATGTACACTTAGAAAGCAGTACTAAAAATGGACGAAACAGTGCCAAGCGGTTGAAAACTGACCAGAGCAAGAATAATAATTCTTTGCCAATGGCGCATCGAAAATTGCCAGAAAGTTTCTGGAAAGAGCCAAAGACAAATTTTGCTGTTGGTCCGACGACACAGGTCAGCATGGCTGGGTCTCTGCAGGCGAACAAAGCCCCTGACTTTAGCGATCTTCTACACCACTGGACAGGGGGCGTCAGTGAGACAGGAGAGTTCCACGCTGAACTCTCTTCCAGTGAAATGAGCATGACTTCCACAGATTCCACATGA